The following are encoded in a window of Centroberyx gerrardi isolate f3 chromosome 1, fCenGer3.hap1.cur.20231027, whole genome shotgun sequence genomic DNA:
- the foxf1 gene encoding forkhead box protein F1 — protein MTAEVQQPPAQTPAQSSPMSAPEKPHGQTAVMETASSTTKTKKTNAGIRRPEKPPYSYIALIVMAIQSSPTKRLTLSEIYQFLQSRFPFFRGSYQGWKNSVRHNLSLNECFIKLPKGLGRPGKGHYWTIDPASEFMFEEGSFRRRPRGFRRKCQALKPMYSMMNGLGFNHLPESYNFQGSGGGLSCPPNSLSLDSGIGMMNGHLAGNMEGMGLSGHSMSHLSANSGHSYMGSCTGSTGSDYPHHDNSASPLLTSGGVMEPHPVYSSSASAWAPAPSASLNNGASYIKQQPLSPCNPGANPLQPSLPTHSLDQPYLHQNGHSTTDLQGIPRYHSQSPSMCDRKEFVFSFNAMTSSAMHSPGSSSYYHHQQVSYQDIKPCVM, from the exons ATGACGGCAGAGGTCCAGCAGCCCCCAGCGCAGACTCCTGCCCAGAGCAGCCCGATGTCTGCTCCGGAGAAGCCGCACGGACAGACCGCGGTGATGGAGACCGCCTCATCCACTACGAAAACCAAAAAGACAAACGCAGGGATCCGTCGGCCGGAGAAACCCCCCTATTCGTACATAGCGCTGATAGTCATGGCTATCCAGAGCTCTCCAACCAAACGCCTGACGCTCAGTGAAATATACCAGTTCCTACAGAGCCGCTTCCCGTTTTTCAGAGGCTCATATCAGGGATGGAAGAACTCCGTGCGTCACAACTTGTCCCTGAACGAGTGCTTCATTAAGCTGCCCAAGGGCCTCGGCCGGCCCGGGAAGGGCCATTACTGGACTATCGACCCGGCTAGCGAGTTCATGTTCGAGGAAGGCTCCTTCAGAAGGAGACCCAGGGGTTTTAGGCGCAAGTGCCAGGCGCTGAAGCCCATGTACAGCATGATGAACGGCCTGGGATTCAACCACCTCCCCGAGTCCTATAACTTCCAGGGGAGCGGCGGGGGCCTATCCTGCCCGCCCAACAGTTTGTCTCTGGACAGTGGGATTGGGATGATGAATGGACACTTGGCAGGTAACATGGAGGGGATGGGTCTGTCCGGGCACTCGATGTCACACTTGTCGGCCAACAGTGGACATTCCTATATGGGAAGTTGTACAGGATCCACCGGGAGTGATTATCCCCACCATGACAATTCCGCCTCTCCACTGCTCACTAGCGGGGGAGTAATGGAGCCTCATCCCGTCTACTCGAGTTCAGCCTCGGCCTGGGCTCCGGCCCCCTCGGCCTCACTGAATAATGGAGCTTCTTACATTAAGCAACAACCTCTGTCTCCCTGCAATCCAGGAGCGAACCCGCTGCAGCCCAGTCTGCCCACGCATTCACTAGACCAACCGTACCTGCACCAGAACGGGCACAGTACCACAGATTTACAAG GTATTCCTCGGTACCATTCCCAGTCCCCCAGCATGTGTGACCGAAAGGAGTTCGTCTTCTCGTTCAACGCCATGACTTCCTCAGCGATGCATTCTCCAGGCAGCAGCTCGTACTACCACCACCAGCAGGTCTCCTACCAGGACATCAAGCCCTGCGTCATGTGA